A segment of the Rhodospirillales bacterium genome:
CAGGTCAACGGCGAGACGTCTGCCATAGCCTCTGCACGCGTCGGCCGGGCGGACGATTCCGCCGTTTGCGAAGCAGCAGGACCTTGACCCTGGTATGCAATTACGAGTAGTATTGATATTGATAATGCCCGCAATATGAGCAGCTCGTAACGTCATGCCTGACCTTGCCAAGTTCGACATGAACTATCGGCCCCCGTCTTATTGGGGGCCGCAGACACTGTCCCGGAAGGCCGAATCGACCATCAAGGGCGAATTGCGCAAGGCCGCCGTCATGGTCTTCTGCGATCAGGGGCCGGTCGATGCCAGGTTCTTCGCCGAGTCGTTGCCGGAGGAGCAGCGTGTGGCGATCGGTTCGTGCCACCCGTGGCTCATGGGCGGCGAATACCTGCCCGACTTGAGGCCTGACGAAGTGGAGATCGCCCGGGTGGTAATGAAATCCACGACCATGGACGTCGTCTCCATCCGCGCGCGGAAGGCGGGTCGTCGCATCCGCTACAGCATCGTCGATGAGTATGAAGAAGAAGGGTGCCGGGAGTACGTGGTCTCCCCGCGCACGAGCACCAGGCCGCTCACCCTCAAGCAGCTGATCAAGATGATGGACGGGGCCGTAGACGATGGCCTCGTCGGCAGTTGCAGAAACGCCAACTACATGGAGTCCGAGAAAGTTCGCCCACATGAGTACTACGACTTCGAAACCGCATCGTCCGCGTTCTACCCGAAGCTCGCCGCTTGGTACGACGCGCGCAACCAGGAATGGCTCGAGAAAGAATTGGAGAAATTGCGGGAAGAGGACGAGTGACGACGGCGGTGTCGGCGGCGCCCGGGGCTGATACCGGCGTGCTCCGCTGACGTGAGCGTCTCACGCCAGGAAGCGCATCTGGGCGTCGACGGCGGCGATCGCCGCCATGTTGACGATGTCGCGGACGTCGTGGGAGGGCAGGAGGATGTGCACCGCCCGGTTCATGCCCATCAGCACCGGCCCGATCGCCTCCGCCCCGCCGAGCCGCTGCATCAGCTTGTAGGACGTGTTGGCGGCGTTGAGGTCCGGGAAGATCAGCACGTTGGCCTCGCGCACCCGCGAGAACCCGTAGAGGCGCTCGATCAATTCCGGCATCACCGCCACGTCGGCCGCCATTTCGCCGTCCACCTGCAACAGCGGCTGGCGCTTCTTGAGGATCTCGACGGCGCCGGCGACGGTCTTCGGGCTTGGGTGGTCGACGCTGCCGAAGTTGGAGAACGACAGCATGGCGATGCGCACGTTCTGGATGTCGAAGTTGGTCGCCACCTCAGCCGCCATCTCGGCGATGTCGGCGAGGTCTTCGGCGGAAGGGGTGATGGTGACGGCGCAGTCGGCGAAGAAGAACACCCGGTCGCGAATGATCATGATGAACAGCGCTGCCGCCCGCCGTACCTCGGTGCGGGTGCCGATCACCTGGAAGGCCGGCTGCAGAGCCTCGACGTAGTTGGTGGTGAGCCCCGAAATGAAGGCGTCGGCATCGCCGCTCTGCACCATCAGGAGCCCGAAGTAGTTCGGCCGCCGGGACATCTCGCGCGCCTCCGGAAGCGTGACGCCCTTCCGCTGGCGGCGCTGGAACAGGGCCTTGGCGTAGGTTTCGGAGCGCTGGGAGCGGCGCGGGTCGATCACCTTGGGCTGGTATTCGAGACCGAGCTCGGCGATGGTCTTCTGGATGACGCTCTCGGAGCCGAGCAGGATCGGCTCGCCCAGATCCTGAGCGTGGATCTCGGCGGCGGCGCGGATGATCTTGGCTTCCTCCCCCTCGGCGAAGACGATTTTCTTGGGCGCCGTGCGTGCCTTGTTGAAGATGGTGCGCATAAGCGCCCAGTCCTTGCCGAGCCGGCTTTCCAGCTCCTCCCGATAGCTGGTCATGCCGATGCGCTTGCGGGCGACGCCCTCGGATATGGCGGCTTGGGCCACCGCCGGCGTCACATACAATAGGACCCGCGGGTCCACCGGTTTGGGGATGATGTAGTCGGGGCCGAACAGCAGGCTCTCCTGGCCATAGGCCTTGAGCACGGAATCGGGAACGTCCTCGTGGGCAAGGTCGGCGAGGGCTCGCGCCGCCGCCAGCTTCATGCCGTCGGTGATCTGCCGTGCCCGCACGTCCAGGGCGCCGCGGAAGATGAACGGGAAGCAAAGCACGTTGTTGACCTGGTTAGGATAATCGCTGCGGCCGGTCGCGACGATCGCGTTGGGCGCGGCGGCCTTGGCCTCCTCGTAGGTAATTTCAGGGTCCGGATTGGCCATGGCGAAGATGATCGGCCGTTCGGACATGCTGCGCACCATGTCCTGCGTCAGAATGCCGCCGACTGAAACGCCGACGAACAGGTCGGCGCCGACGATCGCTTCGGCGAGAGTGCGCGCGTCCGTTTCCTGGGCGAACCGCTCCAGGTAGGCGTTCATATTCTCGGTCCGCCCCTTGTATACGACGCCGTCCTTGTCGCAGAGGGTAATGTGCTCGCGCGGCACGCCGGCCTCCACCAGCAAGCTGGCGCAACCGATGCCGGCGGCTCCGGCCCCCGAGAACACCACTTTCAGGTTGTGGATCTTGCGGCCAGTCAGGTCGAGCGCGTTGAACAAGCCGGCGACGACGATGATCGCGGTGCCGTGCTGATCGTCGTGGAACACCGGGATGTCGAGGCGCTCGCGCAGCGTCTCCTCGATGGCGAAGCACTCCGGGGCCTTGATGTCTTCCAGGTTGATGCCGCCGAAGGTCGGCGCCAGCGCCTGCACGATGCGGACGACATCGTCGGGTTCGAACGCGTTGATCTCGATATCGAACACGTCGATATCGGCGAACCGCTTGAACAGGAGCCCCTTGCCCTCCATCACCGGCTTGCTGGCGAGCGGCCCCAGGTTGCCGAGCCCGAGGATCGCGGTGCCGTTGCTGATCACGCCCACCAGGTTGCCCTTGGTCGTATATTCGTACGCGAGCTCGGGGTCATCGGCGATTTCCCGCACCGGGATCGCGACGCCCGGCGAGTATGCCAGGCTCAGGTCGTACTGGGTCAGGCTCGGCTTGGACGGGACGACCTCGATCTTGCCCTTGCGGCCTTCGGTGTGATAGCGCAACACTGCTTCACGCGTGACTTTCTCCACGGCCCGTACCCCTTTTCCCCTTCTGCACCCGGTGTCGAGTTTAGCGGGCTTGAGCGTGCCGCGATAGCGCCAACGCACGGGACTGATAGCGGCGGTCATTGGTTGGCGAGGAAGAAGTATCGCCCTTACTTGCGCTCGGCGGTGATCAGCAGATCCTTCACCGCGGGCAGGATGCGCTCTACGATCACCGCGACGCCGTCGGCGTTGGGGTGGATGCGGTCGGCCTGGTTGAGGGCGTGCTCTGCGGCGACGCCTTCCAGGAAGAACGTGTAGAGGGGCACGTCGTGGCTGGCGGCGAGCCGCGGGTAGATTGCGTTGAACTCGCCCTCATAGTCGCGGCCCATATTCGGCGGCGCCCGCATGCCGGCGAGCAGCACCGGAATGCCGCGCTCTTTCAGTTGGCTGAGGATGGCGTCGAGGTTGGCGAACGCAGCCTCGGGGTCGAGGCCGCGCAACGCGTCGTTGGCCCCGAGTTCGACGATGGCGGCATCCGGCTGGTCCTCGGCGCGCGCGCCCAACAGCCATGACAGGCGGGCGAGGCCGCCGGCGGTCGTGTCGCCGGAGACACCGCCGTTGACGACCTCCACATCGAGACCCTCGGCAGCGAGGGCCCGCTGGAGTTGCGCTACGAAGCCGTCGGTCTGCGGCAACCCGTAGCCCGCCGCGAGGCTGTCGCCCAGAACCAACAGGCGGAGCGGCGCCGCTGCGGCGGCGGTCGTCGCGAGCAGCAGCGCCAGCGCCAAAACGGTTCCGAGACGTGCGGCCGGTTTGACTTTCCCCGGCAGGCCTCCATATCGAAACCAACCCCCACGCCGCGCCCGAGCTGTTGTCATCCATGTCATTGTCGCACCTGCCCTCCCAGTCTGCCGAACGTGCCCGCTCCGATCTGGTGATCGCTCTCTCGGACGTGCAACTCACCCTGTCGAGCGCGGCCGGTACGGTCGCCATCCTACAGGGGATCGACCTCACGGTCGAACGCGGGGAGACGATCGGGTTGGTCGGGCCGTCGGGGTCCGGAAAAACCAGTCTCTTGATGGTCGTCGCCGGACTCGAGCACGCCACAAGCGGGACGGTCCGCGTCGCCGGCCAGGATATCACCCGCCTCGACGAAGACGCTTTAGCCCGCTTCCGACGCAAGCACGTCGGCATCGTGTTCCAGAACTTCCACCTCATTCCGACCATGACCGCCATCGAGAACGTCGCCCTGCCGTTGGAGTTCGCCGGAGCCGACGACGCCCGCGAGAGGGCGCGGGGCCATCTGGAGGCGGTCGGGCTCGGCAGCCGGCTCCGCCACTATCCGTCGCAGTTGTCTGGCGGGGAGCAGCAGCGCGTCGCGCTCGCCCGCGCCTTTGCGCCGGAGCCGGCACTGCTGCTCGCCGACGAGCCCACCG
Coding sequences within it:
- a CDS encoding NADP-dependent malic enzyme produces the protein MTAAISPVRWRYRGTLKPAKLDTGCRRGKGVRAVEKVTREAVLRYHTEGRKGKIEVVPSKPSLTQYDLSLAYSPGVAIPVREIADDPELAYEYTTKGNLVGVISNGTAILGLGNLGPLASKPVMEGKGLLFKRFADIDVFDIEINAFEPDDVVRIVQALAPTFGGINLEDIKAPECFAIEETLRERLDIPVFHDDQHGTAIIVVAGLFNALDLTGRKIHNLKVVFSGAGAAGIGCASLLVEAGVPREHITLCDKDGVVYKGRTENMNAYLERFAQETDARTLAEAIVGADLFVGVSVGGILTQDMVRSMSERPIIFAMANPDPEITYEEAKAAAPNAIVATGRSDYPNQVNNVLCFPFIFRGALDVRARQITDGMKLAAARALADLAHEDVPDSVLKAYGQESLLFGPDYIIPKPVDPRVLLYVTPAVAQAAISEGVARKRIGMTSYREELESRLGKDWALMRTIFNKARTAPKKIVFAEGEEAKIIRAAAEIHAQDLGEPILLGSESVIQKTIAELGLEYQPKVIDPRRSQRSETYAKALFQRRQRKGVTLPEAREMSRRPNYFGLLMVQSGDADAFISGLTTNYVEALQPAFQVIGTRTEVRRAAALFIMIIRDRVFFFADCAVTITPSAEDLADIAEMAAEVATNFDIQNVRIAMLSFSNFGSVDHPSPKTVAGAVEILKKRQPLLQVDGEMAADVAVMPELIERLYGFSRVREANVLIFPDLNAANTSYKLMQRLGGAEAIGPVLMGMNRAVHILLPSHDVRDIVNMAAIAAVDAQMRFLA
- a CDS encoding arylesterase, with amino-acid sequence MTWMTTARARRGGWFRYGGLPGKVKPAARLGTVLALALLLATTAAAAAPLRLLVLGDSLAAGYGLPQTDGFVAQLQRALAAEGLDVEVVNGGVSGDTTAGGLARLSWLLGARAEDQPDAAIVELGANDALRGLDPEAAFANLDAILSQLKERGIPVLLAGMRAPPNMGRDYEGEFNAIYPRLAASHDVPLYTFFLEGVAAEHALNQADRIHPNADGVAVIVERILPAVKDLLITAERK
- a CDS encoding ABC transporter ATP-binding protein produces the protein MSLSHLPSQSAERARSDLVIALSDVQLTLSSAAGTVAILQGIDLTVERGETIGLVGPSGSGKTSLLMVVAGLEHATSGTVRVAGQDITRLDEDALARFRRKHVGIVFQNFHLIPTMTAIENVALPLEFAGADDARERARGHLEAVGLGSRLRHYPSQLSGGEQQRVALARAFAPEPALLLADEPTGNLDVATGAAVIHLLFDLRRRLGTTLVLITHDPALAAQCDRIVEMRDGRVAKGDDAASASAAAAGMRR